From a single Columba livia isolate bColLiv1 breed racing homer chromosome 19, bColLiv1.pat.W.v2, whole genome shotgun sequence genomic region:
- the CARD9 gene encoding caspase recruitment domain-containing protein 9 isoform X1, which yields MLEEDNDETCWNNLENFRVKLISVIDPSRITPYLRQCKVINHDDEEQVLNDPSLVMRKRKAGVLLDILQRTGHKGFEAFLESLELYYPQLYKKITGKEPSRVFSMIIALVSRIGSVPCGVPCVLWKGSGKNGRAVWCHRLDPGGWRRKHTDTAGESGLSQLLMNEIMKLQSTVQEERRKAQELTVWLRTKEDTIREMWVRDSLLRKHQERAQKMKEERDSLSKELRKCKDENYSLAMSYAKQSEEKSAALMKNRDLMLEIDHLKHSLMKAEDDCKLERKHTMKLKHAIEQRPSHEVMWEIQQEKEFLLAKNQELENTLQQVAREQNLEKSLSSETLEKDCSQLLEERRELMNTIYSLRKELRRAEALQDRYAEEKEMLELQCTSLRKDSQMYKKRIEAVLQQMEEVAAERDQALLTREQFYTQYSKNLVERDTHRKQIRELGERCDEMQLQLFQKESQLLATEAKLKRLQLELPTPTSDLDDTSSRDSQELTLHSHLDEDTQPTKNRPEGQTQQFSTAEISLPPKSPSVRESFWALLYLFLGLVCAFHPAEATRRTRASNPWQGRFALPGIPLHRNPAHICLDFFAVQGVRLSQRGAGGKGAAEDAGLLRAIPEKKSHAEGPQGPTPRGRLGEQQRQHRHRGLLSPTGPALVVVS from the exons ATGTTGGAAGAAGATAACGATGAGACATGTTGGAATAACCTGGAGAACTTCCGGGTGAAGCTGATCTCCGTGATCGATCCTTCCCGTATAACGCCTTATCTTCGCCAGTGCAAAGTGATCAACCATGACGATGAGGAACAAGTCCTCAATGACCCCAGCCTGGTGATGCGCAAGCGCAAGGCAG GTGTTCTTCTGGACATTCTTCAGCGAACAGGACACAAGGGCTTTGAGGCATTTCTGGAGAGTCTTGAGCTTTATTATCCACAACTGTATAAGAAAATAACAGGCAAGGAGCCCAGCAGGGTTTTCTCTATGATTATAG CTCTGGTGAGCAGAATCGGGAGTGTTCCCTGTGGTGTTCCCTGTGTGCTTTGGAAAGGCTCTGGCAAGAACGGCCGGGCTGTCTGGTGTCACAGGCTGGACCCAGGAGGGTGGAGGAGGAAGCACACGG ATACCGCTGGGGAGTCCGGCCTGAGCCAGCTCCTGATGAACGAGATCATGAAGCTGCAGAGCACCGTGCAGGAGGAGCGGCGGAAAGCCCAGGAGCTCACCGTGTGGCTGCGCACCAAGGAGGACACGATCAGGGAGATGTGGGTGAGGGACAGCCTCCTCCGCAAGCACCAGGAGCGGGCGCAGAAGATGAAGGAGGAGAGGGACAGCCTGAGCAAGGAGCTGCGCAAGTGCAAGGACGAGAACTACAGCCTGGCGATGAGCTACGCCAAACAGAGCGAGGAGAAGAGCGCTGCCCTCATGAAGAACCGGGACCTGATGCTAGAG ATCGATCACTTGAAGCACAGCCTCATGAAGGCTGAGGATGACTGCAAGCTGGAGCGTAAGCACACGATGAAACTGAAGCACGCCATAGAGCAGCGTCCGAGCCATGAGGTGATGTGGGAGATCCAGCAGGAGAAGGAGTTTCTCTTGGCCAAGAATCAGGAGCTGGAGAACACTCTCCAG CAGGTTGCCAGGGAACAGAATTTGGAGAAGAGCCTCTCCAGTGAGACTCTGGAGAAGGACTGTAGCCAGCTACTAGAAGAACGGCGGGAGCTGATGAACACCATTTACAGCCTTCGCAAGGAGCTGCGGCGAGCAGAGGCACTCCAAGACAGA TACgcggaggaaaaagaaatgcttgAACTACAGTGCACGTCTCTGAGGAAGGACTCCCAGATGTACAAAAAACGGATTGAAGCTGTCTTGCAACAGATGGAGGAAGTGGCTGCAGAAAGAGACCAG GCGCTCCTGACCCGGGAACAGTTCTACACGCAGTACTCCAAGAACCTGGTGGAGAGGGACACGCACCGCAAGCAGATCCGGGAGCTGGGGGAGCGATGTGACGAAATGCAACTGCAGCTCTTCCAAAAGGAGAGTCAGTTACTGGCTACTGAAGCCAAGCTGAAGAGGTTGCAGCTGGAGCTCCCCACACCG ACCTCTGACCTGGACGATACCTCCTCCAGAGATTCCCAGGAA CTCACTCTTCACAGTCATCTAGATGAAGATACGCAACCGACTAAAA ATCGCCCTGAAGGACAAACCCAGCAATTTAGCACTGCAGAGATCAGTCTGCCTCCAAAGTCACCAAGTGTAAGAGAATCCTTTTGGGCtcttctttacctttttttggGGTTGGTCTGCGCCTTTCACCCCGCAGAGGCCACACGCAGAACACGCGCCTCAAACCCTTGGCAGGGCAGGTTTGCGCTCCCCGGAATTCCTCTCCACAGGAATCCCGCTCATAtttgtttggatttctttgcAGTTCAAGGAGTGCGGCTTAGCCAACGAGGAGCTGGCGGAAAAGGAGCGGCGGAGGATGCGGGACTGCTTCGAGCGATACCGGAG
- the CARD9 gene encoding caspase recruitment domain-containing protein 9 isoform X2, producing MLEEDNDETCWNNLENFRVKLISVIDPSRITPYLRQCKVINHDDEEQVLNDPSLVMRKRKAGVLLDILQRTGHKGFEAFLESLELYYPQLYKKITGKEPSRVFSMIIALVSRIGSVPCGVPCVLWKGSGKNGRAVWCHRLDPGGWRRKHTDTAGESGLSQLLMNEIMKLQSTVQEERRKAQELTVWLRTKEDTIREMWVRDSLLRKHQERAQKMKEERDSLSKELRKCKDENYSLAMSYAKQSEEKSAALMKNRDLMLEIDHLKHSLMKAEDDCKLERKHTMKLKHAIEQRPSHEVMWEIQQEKEFLLAKNQELENTLQVAREQNLEKSLSSETLEKDCSQLLEERRELMNTIYSLRKELRRAEALQDRYAEEKEMLELQCTSLRKDSQMYKKRIEAVLQQMEEVAAERDQALLTREQFYTQYSKNLVERDTHRKQIRELGERCDEMQLQLFQKESQLLATEAKLKRLQLELPTPTSDLDDTSSRDSQELTLHSHLDEDTQPTKNRPEGQTQQFSTAEISLPPKSPSVRESFWALLYLFLGLVCAFHPAEATRRTRASNPWQGRFALPGIPLHRNPAHICLDFFAVQGVRLSQRGAGGKGAAEDAGLLRAIPEKKSHAEGPQGPTPRGRLGEQQRQHRHRGLLSPTGPALVVVS from the exons ATGTTGGAAGAAGATAACGATGAGACATGTTGGAATAACCTGGAGAACTTCCGGGTGAAGCTGATCTCCGTGATCGATCCTTCCCGTATAACGCCTTATCTTCGCCAGTGCAAAGTGATCAACCATGACGATGAGGAACAAGTCCTCAATGACCCCAGCCTGGTGATGCGCAAGCGCAAGGCAG GTGTTCTTCTGGACATTCTTCAGCGAACAGGACACAAGGGCTTTGAGGCATTTCTGGAGAGTCTTGAGCTTTATTATCCACAACTGTATAAGAAAATAACAGGCAAGGAGCCCAGCAGGGTTTTCTCTATGATTATAG CTCTGGTGAGCAGAATCGGGAGTGTTCCCTGTGGTGTTCCCTGTGTGCTTTGGAAAGGCTCTGGCAAGAACGGCCGGGCTGTCTGGTGTCACAGGCTGGACCCAGGAGGGTGGAGGAGGAAGCACACGG ATACCGCTGGGGAGTCCGGCCTGAGCCAGCTCCTGATGAACGAGATCATGAAGCTGCAGAGCACCGTGCAGGAGGAGCGGCGGAAAGCCCAGGAGCTCACCGTGTGGCTGCGCACCAAGGAGGACACGATCAGGGAGATGTGGGTGAGGGACAGCCTCCTCCGCAAGCACCAGGAGCGGGCGCAGAAGATGAAGGAGGAGAGGGACAGCCTGAGCAAGGAGCTGCGCAAGTGCAAGGACGAGAACTACAGCCTGGCGATGAGCTACGCCAAACAGAGCGAGGAGAAGAGCGCTGCCCTCATGAAGAACCGGGACCTGATGCTAGAG ATCGATCACTTGAAGCACAGCCTCATGAAGGCTGAGGATGACTGCAAGCTGGAGCGTAAGCACACGATGAAACTGAAGCACGCCATAGAGCAGCGTCCGAGCCATGAGGTGATGTGGGAGATCCAGCAGGAGAAGGAGTTTCTCTTGGCCAAGAATCAGGAGCTGGAGAACACTCTCCAG GTTGCCAGGGAACAGAATTTGGAGAAGAGCCTCTCCAGTGAGACTCTGGAGAAGGACTGTAGCCAGCTACTAGAAGAACGGCGGGAGCTGATGAACACCATTTACAGCCTTCGCAAGGAGCTGCGGCGAGCAGAGGCACTCCAAGACAGA TACgcggaggaaaaagaaatgcttgAACTACAGTGCACGTCTCTGAGGAAGGACTCCCAGATGTACAAAAAACGGATTGAAGCTGTCTTGCAACAGATGGAGGAAGTGGCTGCAGAAAGAGACCAG GCGCTCCTGACCCGGGAACAGTTCTACACGCAGTACTCCAAGAACCTGGTGGAGAGGGACACGCACCGCAAGCAGATCCGGGAGCTGGGGGAGCGATGTGACGAAATGCAACTGCAGCTCTTCCAAAAGGAGAGTCAGTTACTGGCTACTGAAGCCAAGCTGAAGAGGTTGCAGCTGGAGCTCCCCACACCG ACCTCTGACCTGGACGATACCTCCTCCAGAGATTCCCAGGAA CTCACTCTTCACAGTCATCTAGATGAAGATACGCAACCGACTAAAA ATCGCCCTGAAGGACAAACCCAGCAATTTAGCACTGCAGAGATCAGTCTGCCTCCAAAGTCACCAAGTGTAAGAGAATCCTTTTGGGCtcttctttacctttttttggGGTTGGTCTGCGCCTTTCACCCCGCAGAGGCCACACGCAGAACACGCGCCTCAAACCCTTGGCAGGGCAGGTTTGCGCTCCCCGGAATTCCTCTCCACAGGAATCCCGCTCATAtttgtttggatttctttgcAGTTCAAGGAGTGCGGCTTAGCCAACGAGGAGCTGGCGGAAAAGGAGCGGCGGAGGATGCGGGACTGCTTCGAGCGATACCGGAG
- the CARD9 gene encoding caspase recruitment domain-containing protein 9 isoform X4 yields the protein MLEEDNDETCWNNLENFRVKLISVIDPSRITPYLRQCKVINHDDEEQVLNDPSLVMRKRKAGVLLDILQRTGHKGFEAFLESLELYYPQLYKKITGKEPSRVFSMIIDTAGESGLSQLLMNEIMKLQSTVQEERRKAQELTVWLRTKEDTIREMWVRDSLLRKHQERAQKMKEERDSLSKELRKCKDENYSLAMSYAKQSEEKSAALMKNRDLMLEIDHLKHSLMKAEDDCKLERKHTMKLKHAIEQRPSHEVMWEIQQEKEFLLAKNQELENTLQVAREQNLEKSLSSETLEKDCSQLLEERRELMNTIYSLRKELRRAEALQDRYAEEKEMLELQCTSLRKDSQMYKKRIEAVLQQMEEVAAERDQALLTREQFYTQYSKNLVERDTHRKQIRELGERCDEMQLQLFQKESQLLATEAKLKRLQLELPTPTSDLDDTSSRDSQELTLHSHLDEDTQPTKNRPEGQTQQFSTAEISLPPKSPSVRESFWALLYLFLGLVCAFHPAEATRRTRASNPWQGRFALPGIPLHRNPAHICLDFFAVQGVRLSQRGAGGKGAAEDAGLLRAIPEKKSHAEGPQGPTPRGRLGEQQRQHRHRGLLSPTGPALVVVS from the exons ATGTTGGAAGAAGATAACGATGAGACATGTTGGAATAACCTGGAGAACTTCCGGGTGAAGCTGATCTCCGTGATCGATCCTTCCCGTATAACGCCTTATCTTCGCCAGTGCAAAGTGATCAACCATGACGATGAGGAACAAGTCCTCAATGACCCCAGCCTGGTGATGCGCAAGCGCAAGGCAG GTGTTCTTCTGGACATTCTTCAGCGAACAGGACACAAGGGCTTTGAGGCATTTCTGGAGAGTCTTGAGCTTTATTATCCACAACTGTATAAGAAAATAACAGGCAAGGAGCCCAGCAGGGTTTTCTCTATGATTATAG ATACCGCTGGGGAGTCCGGCCTGAGCCAGCTCCTGATGAACGAGATCATGAAGCTGCAGAGCACCGTGCAGGAGGAGCGGCGGAAAGCCCAGGAGCTCACCGTGTGGCTGCGCACCAAGGAGGACACGATCAGGGAGATGTGGGTGAGGGACAGCCTCCTCCGCAAGCACCAGGAGCGGGCGCAGAAGATGAAGGAGGAGAGGGACAGCCTGAGCAAGGAGCTGCGCAAGTGCAAGGACGAGAACTACAGCCTGGCGATGAGCTACGCCAAACAGAGCGAGGAGAAGAGCGCTGCCCTCATGAAGAACCGGGACCTGATGCTAGAG ATCGATCACTTGAAGCACAGCCTCATGAAGGCTGAGGATGACTGCAAGCTGGAGCGTAAGCACACGATGAAACTGAAGCACGCCATAGAGCAGCGTCCGAGCCATGAGGTGATGTGGGAGATCCAGCAGGAGAAGGAGTTTCTCTTGGCCAAGAATCAGGAGCTGGAGAACACTCTCCAG GTTGCCAGGGAACAGAATTTGGAGAAGAGCCTCTCCAGTGAGACTCTGGAGAAGGACTGTAGCCAGCTACTAGAAGAACGGCGGGAGCTGATGAACACCATTTACAGCCTTCGCAAGGAGCTGCGGCGAGCAGAGGCACTCCAAGACAGA TACgcggaggaaaaagaaatgcttgAACTACAGTGCACGTCTCTGAGGAAGGACTCCCAGATGTACAAAAAACGGATTGAAGCTGTCTTGCAACAGATGGAGGAAGTGGCTGCAGAAAGAGACCAG GCGCTCCTGACCCGGGAACAGTTCTACACGCAGTACTCCAAGAACCTGGTGGAGAGGGACACGCACCGCAAGCAGATCCGGGAGCTGGGGGAGCGATGTGACGAAATGCAACTGCAGCTCTTCCAAAAGGAGAGTCAGTTACTGGCTACTGAAGCCAAGCTGAAGAGGTTGCAGCTGGAGCTCCCCACACCG ACCTCTGACCTGGACGATACCTCCTCCAGAGATTCCCAGGAA CTCACTCTTCACAGTCATCTAGATGAAGATACGCAACCGACTAAAA ATCGCCCTGAAGGACAAACCCAGCAATTTAGCACTGCAGAGATCAGTCTGCCTCCAAAGTCACCAAGTGTAAGAGAATCCTTTTGGGCtcttctttacctttttttggGGTTGGTCTGCGCCTTTCACCCCGCAGAGGCCACACGCAGAACACGCGCCTCAAACCCTTGGCAGGGCAGGTTTGCGCTCCCCGGAATTCCTCTCCACAGGAATCCCGCTCATAtttgtttggatttctttgcAGTTCAAGGAGTGCGGCTTAGCCAACGAGGAGCTGGCGGAAAAGGAGCGGCGGAGGATGCGGGACTGCTTCGAGCGATACCGGAG
- the CARD9 gene encoding caspase recruitment domain-containing protein 9 isoform X6: MLEEDNDETCWNNLENFRVKLISVIDPSRITPYLRQCKVINHDDEEQVLNDPSLVMRKRKAGVLLDILQRTGHKGFEAFLESLELYYPQLYKKITGKEPSRVFSMIIALVSRIGSVPCGVPCVLWKGSGKNGRAVWCHRLDPGGWRRKHTDTAGESGLSQLLMNEIMKLQSTVQEERRKAQELTVWLRTKEDTIREMWVRDSLLRKHQERAQKMKEERDSLSKELRKCKDENYSLAMSYAKQSEEKSAALMKNRDLMLEIDHLKHSLMKAEDDCKLERKHTMKLKHAIEQRPSHEVMWEIQQEKEFLLAKNQELENTLQQVAREQNLEKSLSSETLEKDCSQLLEERRELMNTIYSLRKELRRAEALQDRYAEEKEMLELQCTSLRKDSQMYKKRIEAVLQQMEEVAAERDQALLTREQFYTQYSKNLVERDTHRKQIRELGERCDEMQLQLFQKESQLLATEAKLKRLQLELPTPTSDLDDTSSRDSQELTLHSHLDEDTQPTKNRPEGQTQQFSTAEISLPPKSPSFKECGLANEELAEKERRRMRDCFERYRRKRAMRRVPKDRHHEADWENSSDNTDTEGS, from the exons ATGTTGGAAGAAGATAACGATGAGACATGTTGGAATAACCTGGAGAACTTCCGGGTGAAGCTGATCTCCGTGATCGATCCTTCCCGTATAACGCCTTATCTTCGCCAGTGCAAAGTGATCAACCATGACGATGAGGAACAAGTCCTCAATGACCCCAGCCTGGTGATGCGCAAGCGCAAGGCAG GTGTTCTTCTGGACATTCTTCAGCGAACAGGACACAAGGGCTTTGAGGCATTTCTGGAGAGTCTTGAGCTTTATTATCCACAACTGTATAAGAAAATAACAGGCAAGGAGCCCAGCAGGGTTTTCTCTATGATTATAG CTCTGGTGAGCAGAATCGGGAGTGTTCCCTGTGGTGTTCCCTGTGTGCTTTGGAAAGGCTCTGGCAAGAACGGCCGGGCTGTCTGGTGTCACAGGCTGGACCCAGGAGGGTGGAGGAGGAAGCACACGG ATACCGCTGGGGAGTCCGGCCTGAGCCAGCTCCTGATGAACGAGATCATGAAGCTGCAGAGCACCGTGCAGGAGGAGCGGCGGAAAGCCCAGGAGCTCACCGTGTGGCTGCGCACCAAGGAGGACACGATCAGGGAGATGTGGGTGAGGGACAGCCTCCTCCGCAAGCACCAGGAGCGGGCGCAGAAGATGAAGGAGGAGAGGGACAGCCTGAGCAAGGAGCTGCGCAAGTGCAAGGACGAGAACTACAGCCTGGCGATGAGCTACGCCAAACAGAGCGAGGAGAAGAGCGCTGCCCTCATGAAGAACCGGGACCTGATGCTAGAG ATCGATCACTTGAAGCACAGCCTCATGAAGGCTGAGGATGACTGCAAGCTGGAGCGTAAGCACACGATGAAACTGAAGCACGCCATAGAGCAGCGTCCGAGCCATGAGGTGATGTGGGAGATCCAGCAGGAGAAGGAGTTTCTCTTGGCCAAGAATCAGGAGCTGGAGAACACTCTCCAG CAGGTTGCCAGGGAACAGAATTTGGAGAAGAGCCTCTCCAGTGAGACTCTGGAGAAGGACTGTAGCCAGCTACTAGAAGAACGGCGGGAGCTGATGAACACCATTTACAGCCTTCGCAAGGAGCTGCGGCGAGCAGAGGCACTCCAAGACAGA TACgcggaggaaaaagaaatgcttgAACTACAGTGCACGTCTCTGAGGAAGGACTCCCAGATGTACAAAAAACGGATTGAAGCTGTCTTGCAACAGATGGAGGAAGTGGCTGCAGAAAGAGACCAG GCGCTCCTGACCCGGGAACAGTTCTACACGCAGTACTCCAAGAACCTGGTGGAGAGGGACACGCACCGCAAGCAGATCCGGGAGCTGGGGGAGCGATGTGACGAAATGCAACTGCAGCTCTTCCAAAAGGAGAGTCAGTTACTGGCTACTGAAGCCAAGCTGAAGAGGTTGCAGCTGGAGCTCCCCACACCG ACCTCTGACCTGGACGATACCTCCTCCAGAGATTCCCAGGAA CTCACTCTTCACAGTCATCTAGATGAAGATACGCAACCGACTAAAA ATCGCCCTGAAGGACAAACCCAGCAATTTAGCACTGCAGAGATCAGTCTGCCTCCAAAGTCACCAAGT TTCAAGGAGTGCGGCTTAGCCAACGAGGAGCTGGCGGAAAAGGAGCGGCGGAGGATGCGGGACTGCTTCGAGCGATACCGGAG
- the CARD9 gene encoding caspase recruitment domain-containing protein 9 isoform X3: MLEEDNDETCWNNLENFRVKLISVIDPSRITPYLRQCKVINHDDEEQVLNDPSLVMRKRKAGVLLDILQRTGHKGFEAFLESLELYYPQLYKKITGKEPSRVFSMIIDTAGESGLSQLLMNEIMKLQSTVQEERRKAQELTVWLRTKEDTIREMWVRDSLLRKHQERAQKMKEERDSLSKELRKCKDENYSLAMSYAKQSEEKSAALMKNRDLMLEIDHLKHSLMKAEDDCKLERKHTMKLKHAIEQRPSHEVMWEIQQEKEFLLAKNQELENTLQQVAREQNLEKSLSSETLEKDCSQLLEERRELMNTIYSLRKELRRAEALQDRYAEEKEMLELQCTSLRKDSQMYKKRIEAVLQQMEEVAAERDQALLTREQFYTQYSKNLVERDTHRKQIRELGERCDEMQLQLFQKESQLLATEAKLKRLQLELPTPTSDLDDTSSRDSQELTLHSHLDEDTQPTKNRPEGQTQQFSTAEISLPPKSPSVRESFWALLYLFLGLVCAFHPAEATRRTRASNPWQGRFALPGIPLHRNPAHICLDFFAVQGVRLSQRGAGGKGAAEDAGLLRAIPEKKSHAEGPQGPTPRGRLGEQQRQHRHRGLLSPTGPALVVVS; encoded by the exons ATGTTGGAAGAAGATAACGATGAGACATGTTGGAATAACCTGGAGAACTTCCGGGTGAAGCTGATCTCCGTGATCGATCCTTCCCGTATAACGCCTTATCTTCGCCAGTGCAAAGTGATCAACCATGACGATGAGGAACAAGTCCTCAATGACCCCAGCCTGGTGATGCGCAAGCGCAAGGCAG GTGTTCTTCTGGACATTCTTCAGCGAACAGGACACAAGGGCTTTGAGGCATTTCTGGAGAGTCTTGAGCTTTATTATCCACAACTGTATAAGAAAATAACAGGCAAGGAGCCCAGCAGGGTTTTCTCTATGATTATAG ATACCGCTGGGGAGTCCGGCCTGAGCCAGCTCCTGATGAACGAGATCATGAAGCTGCAGAGCACCGTGCAGGAGGAGCGGCGGAAAGCCCAGGAGCTCACCGTGTGGCTGCGCACCAAGGAGGACACGATCAGGGAGATGTGGGTGAGGGACAGCCTCCTCCGCAAGCACCAGGAGCGGGCGCAGAAGATGAAGGAGGAGAGGGACAGCCTGAGCAAGGAGCTGCGCAAGTGCAAGGACGAGAACTACAGCCTGGCGATGAGCTACGCCAAACAGAGCGAGGAGAAGAGCGCTGCCCTCATGAAGAACCGGGACCTGATGCTAGAG ATCGATCACTTGAAGCACAGCCTCATGAAGGCTGAGGATGACTGCAAGCTGGAGCGTAAGCACACGATGAAACTGAAGCACGCCATAGAGCAGCGTCCGAGCCATGAGGTGATGTGGGAGATCCAGCAGGAGAAGGAGTTTCTCTTGGCCAAGAATCAGGAGCTGGAGAACACTCTCCAG CAGGTTGCCAGGGAACAGAATTTGGAGAAGAGCCTCTCCAGTGAGACTCTGGAGAAGGACTGTAGCCAGCTACTAGAAGAACGGCGGGAGCTGATGAACACCATTTACAGCCTTCGCAAGGAGCTGCGGCGAGCAGAGGCACTCCAAGACAGA TACgcggaggaaaaagaaatgcttgAACTACAGTGCACGTCTCTGAGGAAGGACTCCCAGATGTACAAAAAACGGATTGAAGCTGTCTTGCAACAGATGGAGGAAGTGGCTGCAGAAAGAGACCAG GCGCTCCTGACCCGGGAACAGTTCTACACGCAGTACTCCAAGAACCTGGTGGAGAGGGACACGCACCGCAAGCAGATCCGGGAGCTGGGGGAGCGATGTGACGAAATGCAACTGCAGCTCTTCCAAAAGGAGAGTCAGTTACTGGCTACTGAAGCCAAGCTGAAGAGGTTGCAGCTGGAGCTCCCCACACCG ACCTCTGACCTGGACGATACCTCCTCCAGAGATTCCCAGGAA CTCACTCTTCACAGTCATCTAGATGAAGATACGCAACCGACTAAAA ATCGCCCTGAAGGACAAACCCAGCAATTTAGCACTGCAGAGATCAGTCTGCCTCCAAAGTCACCAAGTGTAAGAGAATCCTTTTGGGCtcttctttacctttttttggGGTTGGTCTGCGCCTTTCACCCCGCAGAGGCCACACGCAGAACACGCGCCTCAAACCCTTGGCAGGGCAGGTTTGCGCTCCCCGGAATTCCTCTCCACAGGAATCCCGCTCATAtttgtttggatttctttgcAGTTCAAGGAGTGCGGCTTAGCCAACGAGGAGCTGGCGGAAAAGGAGCGGCGGAGGATGCGGGACTGCTTCGAGCGATACCGGAG
- the CARD9 gene encoding caspase recruitment domain-containing protein 9 isoform X10, producing MLEEDNDETCWNNLENFRVKLISVIDPSRITPYLRQCKVINHDDEEQVLNDPSLVMRKRKAGVLLDILQRTGHKGFEAFLESLELYYPQLYKKITGKEPSRVFSMIIDTAGESGLSQLLMNEIMKLQSTVQEERRKAQELTVWLRTKEDTIREMWVRDSLLRKHQERAQKMKEERDSLSKELRKCKDENYSLAMSYAKQSEEKSAALMKNRDLMLEIDHLKHSLMKAEDDCKLERKHTMKLKHAIEQRPSHEVMWEIQQEKEFLLAKNQELENTLQQVAREQNLEKSLSSETLEKDCSQLLEERRELMNTIYSLRKELRRAEALQDRYAEEKEMLELQCTSLRKDSQMYKKRIEAVLQQMEEVAAERDQALLTREQFYTQYSKNLVERDTHRKQIRELGERCDEMQLQLFQKESQLLATEAKLKRLQLELPTPTSDLDDTSSRDSQELTLHSHLDEDTQPTKKDRPEGQTQQFSTAEISLPPKSPSFKECGLANEELAEKERRRMRDCFERYRRKRAMRRVPKDRHHEADWENSSDNTDTEGS from the exons ATGTTGGAAGAAGATAACGATGAGACATGTTGGAATAACCTGGAGAACTTCCGGGTGAAGCTGATCTCCGTGATCGATCCTTCCCGTATAACGCCTTATCTTCGCCAGTGCAAAGTGATCAACCATGACGATGAGGAACAAGTCCTCAATGACCCCAGCCTGGTGATGCGCAAGCGCAAGGCAG GTGTTCTTCTGGACATTCTTCAGCGAACAGGACACAAGGGCTTTGAGGCATTTCTGGAGAGTCTTGAGCTTTATTATCCACAACTGTATAAGAAAATAACAGGCAAGGAGCCCAGCAGGGTTTTCTCTATGATTATAG ATACCGCTGGGGAGTCCGGCCTGAGCCAGCTCCTGATGAACGAGATCATGAAGCTGCAGAGCACCGTGCAGGAGGAGCGGCGGAAAGCCCAGGAGCTCACCGTGTGGCTGCGCACCAAGGAGGACACGATCAGGGAGATGTGGGTGAGGGACAGCCTCCTCCGCAAGCACCAGGAGCGGGCGCAGAAGATGAAGGAGGAGAGGGACAGCCTGAGCAAGGAGCTGCGCAAGTGCAAGGACGAGAACTACAGCCTGGCGATGAGCTACGCCAAACAGAGCGAGGAGAAGAGCGCTGCCCTCATGAAGAACCGGGACCTGATGCTAGAG ATCGATCACTTGAAGCACAGCCTCATGAAGGCTGAGGATGACTGCAAGCTGGAGCGTAAGCACACGATGAAACTGAAGCACGCCATAGAGCAGCGTCCGAGCCATGAGGTGATGTGGGAGATCCAGCAGGAGAAGGAGTTTCTCTTGGCCAAGAATCAGGAGCTGGAGAACACTCTCCAG CAGGTTGCCAGGGAACAGAATTTGGAGAAGAGCCTCTCCAGTGAGACTCTGGAGAAGGACTGTAGCCAGCTACTAGAAGAACGGCGGGAGCTGATGAACACCATTTACAGCCTTCGCAAGGAGCTGCGGCGAGCAGAGGCACTCCAAGACAGA TACgcggaggaaaaagaaatgcttgAACTACAGTGCACGTCTCTGAGGAAGGACTCCCAGATGTACAAAAAACGGATTGAAGCTGTCTTGCAACAGATGGAGGAAGTGGCTGCAGAAAGAGACCAG GCGCTCCTGACCCGGGAACAGTTCTACACGCAGTACTCCAAGAACCTGGTGGAGAGGGACACGCACCGCAAGCAGATCCGGGAGCTGGGGGAGCGATGTGACGAAATGCAACTGCAGCTCTTCCAAAAGGAGAGTCAGTTACTGGCTACTGAAGCCAAGCTGAAGAGGTTGCAGCTGGAGCTCCCCACACCG ACCTCTGACCTGGACGATACCTCCTCCAGAGATTCCCAGGAA CTCACTCTTCACAGTCATCTAGATGAAGATACGCAACCGACTAAAA AAGATCGCCCTGAAGGACAAACCCAGCAATTTAGCACTGCAGAGATCAGTCTGCCTCCAAAGTCACCAAGT TTCAAGGAGTGCGGCTTAGCCAACGAGGAGCTGGCGGAAAAGGAGCGGCGGAGGATGCGGGACTGCTTCGAGCGATACCGGAG